One window of Desulfarculus baarsii DSM 2075 genomic DNA carries:
- a CDS encoding ABC transporter ATP-binding protein yields MKALRNITAGHPEKLTRPVFFTLLANFVHILPLVVAIEAVMVIFRAHAAKGAALDTATLWWGCAALAVSMVFIFLAERPAYRTCYREAYAVAAEGRAELAEHLRKLPLGYLSGRDPGDLANMLMGDFAMLESGMAHLAPQLIGALAMPVLALAGLCVLDWRMALAMFAALPTALLIFVGATKLLRYLGARHIRARLNAGNRLQEYLYGIRVIKAHNLTGVRFARLEASFRELMRESIRVEGWVGPLVMLAISCMRVGLTAMVLVGVHLLAGGTLDLIVFVTFLIVGSRIFDPLSLALINFAELRYCEQAGERILDLRREPEMGGTKTPPEASDIAFANVTFGYQGKPVLHDVSARMPTGALTALVGPSGSGKSTMLKLAARFYDPVSGTVLLGGQPMSGMEPEALFTKLSMVFQDVYLFQDTIGNNIRFGREAASDEDVVEAAKQACCHEFIAALPQGYDTLVGEGGCTLSGGEKQRISIARAFLKNAPIVLLDEATASLDPENELEVQRAIDALIQGRTVIVVAHRLKTIRRADNIHVLDDGRIVESGTHEELLRRNGLYARLWGLQQQALGWTLA; encoded by the coding sequence ATGAAGGCTTTGCGCAATATCACCGCCGGGCATCCGGAAAAGCTGACGCGCCCGGTTTTCTTCACGCTTCTGGCCAACTTTGTCCACATTCTCCCGCTGGTGGTGGCAATCGAGGCGGTGATGGTGATTTTTCGGGCCCATGCCGCCAAAGGCGCGGCGCTCGACACCGCGACGCTTTGGTGGGGCTGCGCGGCGCTGGCGGTTTCGATGGTTTTCATTTTTCTGGCGGAACGCCCGGCCTACCGAACCTGCTACCGTGAGGCTTATGCGGTGGCGGCGGAAGGGCGGGCGGAATTGGCCGAGCATCTGCGCAAACTGCCGTTGGGCTATCTTTCGGGGCGCGACCCGGGCGACCTCGCGAACATGCTGATGGGCGACTTCGCCATGCTGGAATCTGGCATGGCCCATCTGGCGCCGCAACTGATCGGCGCGCTGGCCATGCCGGTGCTGGCGCTGGCCGGCCTTTGCGTGTTGGACTGGCGGATGGCGCTGGCGATGTTCGCGGCGCTGCCAACGGCGCTTTTGATTTTCGTTGGAGCGACAAAACTGCTTCGCTATCTGGGGGCGCGCCACATCCGCGCGCGGCTCAACGCGGGCAATCGTCTGCAGGAATACCTTTACGGCATCCGCGTTATCAAGGCGCACAACTTGACTGGCGTGAGGTTCGCGCGGTTGGAGGCGTCGTTTCGCGAACTGATGCGCGAGAGCATCCGGGTCGAGGGCTGGGTGGGGCCGTTGGTCATGCTGGCCATCTCCTGCATGCGCGTGGGGCTCACGGCCATGGTGCTGGTGGGCGTGCACCTGCTGGCCGGGGGGACGCTCGATCTGATCGTGTTCGTGACGTTTCTGATCGTCGGTTCGCGGATTTTCGACCCGCTGTCGCTGGCGTTGATCAACTTCGCGGAACTGCGCTATTGCGAGCAGGCGGGTGAACGCATTCTCGATCTGCGCCGGGAACCGGAAATGGGCGGAACGAAAACGCCGCCCGAGGCCAGCGATATCGCGTTCGCAAACGTGACCTTTGGCTACCAGGGCAAGCCGGTGCTGCACGACGTTTCGGCGCGGATGCCAACGGGCGCCCTGACCGCCCTGGTCGGCCCGTCGGGCAGCGGCAAGAGCACCATGCTGAAGTTGGCCGCCCGGTTTTATGATCCCGTGAGCGGGACGGTGCTTTTGGGCGGGCAACCCATGAGCGGCATGGAGCCCGAGGCCCTGTTCACGAAGCTGTCGATGGTTTTTCAGGACGTGTATCTGTTCCAGGACACGATCGGCAACAACATTCGTTTCGGCCGGGAAGCCGCCAGCGACGAGGATGTGGTCGAAGCGGCCAAACAGGCCTGCTGCCACGAGTTTATCGCCGCCCTGCCGCAAGGCTACGACACGCTGGTTGGCGAAGGCGGCTGCACGCTTTCGGGCGGGGAAAAGCAGCGCATATCGATTGCCCGCGCGTTTTTGAAAAACGCGCCCATCGTGTTGCTGGACGAAGCCACCGCATCGCTCGACCCAGAAAACGAACTGGAAGTGCAACGGGCGATCGACGCCCTGATTCAAGGGCGCACCGTCATCGTCGTGGCTCATCGCCTCAAGACCATCCGCCGGGCCGACAACATCCACGTGCTGGACGACGGGCGCATCGTGGAGTCGGGAACGCACGAGGAGTTGTTGCGCCGAAATGGCCTCTACGCGCGTTTGTGGGGCTTGCAGCAACAGGCCCTCGGCTGGACTCTGGCCTGA
- a CDS encoding DUF169 domain-containing protein — protein sequence MGCKEYDQVLTKLIRPQTHPLAIKILGPDDEPAANLDRPDNYGIQVAVCQWVTMARRWGRPMSVLAGDVNCSPCLASLGLKRMRTASALADYFMEMGYFAAKELALKAAEKLDPIPHGKIKGLAIYPLSMAESEPDLVVIYGNPAQMARLASAFVHFSGEFVQSATTGFGISCLSMLKPHFSGKPAIVVPGRGERILAGAEEGEMYCSFPFGLMEQLLDSLEQTQNSGSRYPFQRYVLFQPPLTPAFANLNQALE from the coding sequence ATGGGCTGCAAGGAATACGACCAAGTGCTGACCAAGTTGATTCGTCCCCAGACCCATCCCCTGGCGATCAAGATTCTGGGGCCGGACGATGAACCGGCCGCCAACCTGGACCGACCCGATAATTACGGCATCCAGGTCGCGGTGTGCCAGTGGGTGACCATGGCCCGGCGCTGGGGCAGGCCCATGTCCGTGTTGGCCGGTGACGTCAACTGCTCGCCCTGCCTGGCCTCCCTGGGGCTCAAGCGAATGAGGACCGCGAGCGCCCTGGCCGACTACTTCATGGAAATGGGCTACTTTGCCGCCAAGGAACTGGCGCTGAAGGCCGCGGAAAAGCTGGACCCCATCCCACACGGCAAGATCAAGGGGCTGGCCATTTACCCCTTGTCCATGGCGGAAAGCGAGCCGGACCTGGTGGTGATCTACGGCAACCCGGCCCAGATGGCCCGCCTGGCTTCGGCGTTTGTGCATTTCAGCGGCGAGTTCGTGCAGTCGGCCACCACCGGCTTCGGCATATCCTGCCTTTCCATGCTCAAGCCCCATTTCAGCGGCAAGCCCGCCATAGTGGTGCCCGGCCGAGGCGAGCGCATTTTGGCCGGCGCCGAGGAAGGGGAGATGTATTGCAGCTTCCCCTTCGGCCTGATGGAGCAATTGCTCGACAGCCTGGAGCAGACCCAGAACAGCGGCTCCCGCTATCCCTTTCAGAGATACGTCCTGTTCCAGCCGCCCCTGACCCCAGCGTTTGCAAACCTTAATCAGGCCCTGGAGTAA
- a CDS encoding STAS domain-containing protein produces the protein MLEITAVELAGLPGCRLSGRLDGLTVAQAQAGLDDLVAAGRRTIVMDLDPLTYVSSAGLRVFLMTQKLLAKVGGRLIIFRPATAVLQVFQLSGLLKLFDVADTDEELERLCRPEPAAPACRQIQHDGVAFSLIERSAPPAALVSHGSQDKQGRAAYDRQDVVAVPADGMTMAAGLGAFGETYDEYKQFFGESLVINGSFFYQPAVPRAGADCILNLDAAATVSYNFLHAFAFRGDYAAVCAFEGHDGPVELERLMAALTKLCPAPALGVVLLAESKGLWGMSLQKAPIIDNQPPDGAEIFSPELFAQWMNFPVEPADFGHIVAGVGLAVAGRAVAPARLRPWLPADADFHLHAAVFDKGPLDKRPERFADELARVVAELEPRKVQHLLGRSRLTGGLAGLVALEV, from the coding sequence ATGCTGGAGATCACCGCCGTTGAGTTGGCCGGCCTGCCCGGTTGTCGCCTGAGCGGCCGCCTGGATGGCCTCACCGTGGCTCAGGCCCAGGCCGGCCTGGACGACCTGGTGGCCGCCGGTCGGCGAACCATCGTTATGGATCTGGATCCGCTGACCTACGTCAGCAGCGCGGGCTTGCGCGTTTTTCTCATGACTCAGAAGCTCTTGGCCAAGGTCGGCGGCCGGCTGATCATCTTCCGGCCGGCCACGGCCGTGTTGCAGGTTTTTCAGCTTTCGGGCCTGCTGAAGCTTTTCGACGTGGCGGACACGGACGAGGAGTTGGAGCGCCTCTGCCGGCCGGAGCCGGCCGCCCCGGCCTGCCGCCAGATCCAACACGATGGCGTGGCCTTCAGTTTGATCGAGCGCTCGGCGCCGCCGGCGGCGTTGGTTTCCCATGGCTCCCAAGACAAGCAGGGCCGCGCCGCCTACGACCGCCAAGACGTGGTCGCCGTGCCGGCCGACGGCATGACCATGGCCGCCGGGCTGGGGGCCTTTGGCGAAACATACGACGAGTACAAGCAATTCTTTGGCGAGTCGTTGGTGATCAACGGCAGCTTTTTTTATCAGCCGGCCGTGCCCAGGGCCGGGGCCGACTGCATCCTCAATTTGGACGCCGCGGCCACGGTCAGCTACAATTTCCTGCACGCCTTCGCTTTTCGGGGCGACTACGCGGCGGTCTGCGCCTTCGAGGGCCACGACGGCCCGGTGGAGTTGGAGCGCCTGATGGCCGCGTTGACCAAGCTCTGCCCGGCCCCGGCCCTGGGCGTGGTCTTGCTGGCCGAGAGCAAGGGCCTGTGGGGCATGAGCCTGCAAAAGGCGCCGATCATCGACAATCAGCCGCCCGACGGGGCCGAGATCTTCAGCCCCGAGCTGTTCGCCCAGTGGATGAACTTCCCGGTGGAGCCGGCCGATTTCGGTCACATCGTGGCCGGGGTGGGTCTGGCCGTGGCCGGGCGGGCGGTCGCGCCGGCGCGCCTGCGGCCCTGGCTGCCGGCCGACGCCGATTTTCATCTGCACGCGGCGGTTTTTGACAAGGGCCCGCTGGACAAGCGCCCCGAGCGCTTCGCGGACGAACTGGCGCGGGTGGTGGCCGAACTGGAGCCACGCAAGGTCCAGCACTTGTTGGGCCGCAGCCGCCTGACCGGTGGCCTGGCCGGCCTGGTGGCCCTGGAGGTCTGA